In one window of Verrucomicrobiota bacterium DNA:
- a CDS encoding acetylxylan esterase, translating to MKILAMFLILATALSLRARAAETNRTMRFAATTSRDAIRWQHDAREKLFALMMGGGKPKSVPLDAKVIQRIEMPAGGYVLEEVSLQTLPDRRVHTWMAVPKDRRKKVGAVLALHGHSGTGSQIVRGESLYWYGRALAEMGYVVISPDIGQHELQHTNWTLMGERVWDALRCIDYLETRPEVDKKRIAVAGLSLGGETTMYVAAMDPRIKAACSSGWLTTIDNMKRGHCPCWNFPRLEEHFDFADIFACVAPRPLVLEIGEKERAPGGFPVDIARKAFAEIQPAYRVFRAEKDLLLDIHPSGHVFHGAYFWNPLREKIGVAWPWSPRTRPADTLSPSDGERDGVRGKAFTDELLRRGEIARRNFCRALGVLDGWWATRDPESGLYPRRVDQPVWAPQDNAADMFPFLSLTAYFLAPERLDEILQIIPKEKRLTDHLGVLPDWYSITNRAFVYTNADLPRLVFNAAEYCKDGLIPMTEVMGRGPWVDRMIELTDAIFERAAIKSDFGTLPADDTEVNGDVLQTLARVYAMTREKKYLAWAERIVDAYCFEVLPKNGGLPAYRWDFTKHEAIKDSLNLNDHGNELIGGLAELYVITKEFDAEKAARYREPLAAMFHRLLAKARNEDGLWYNLIRSSTGESLNKETPDTWGYALSATAAFGAATGDNPMLAAVKEALHNIDKPRYLDWNGADAYADSIEGATYLLNRFPTREGFDWLEKVLPIFLGKQRENGIVEGWYGDGNYARTALLVARFYTQGTICRPWRPDLRFGTARAGDGLVMALRAEKDWQGNIVFDQPRHRLNLRLPVNYPRLNEWSEWFTVEADRRYRVRMDRARPETIVGAQMLRGLPLQVRAGEVRWIEITAN from the coding sequence ATGAAAATCCTTGCGATGTTTCTTATTCTGGCGACGGCGCTGTCGCTACGCGCTCGTGCTGCTGAAACAAACCGCACGATGCGCTTCGCCGCTACCACATCCCGCGACGCAATTCGCTGGCAACACGACGCCCGCGAAAAACTCTTTGCCCTCATGATGGGCGGCGGCAAACCGAAATCTGTCCCACTTGACGCGAAAGTTATTCAGCGCATCGAAATGCCGGCGGGCGGGTACGTGCTCGAAGAAGTCTCGCTGCAAACGCTGCCGGATCGCCGGGTTCACACGTGGATGGCGGTGCCGAAAGACCGACGGAAAAAAGTCGGGGCGGTACTCGCTTTGCACGGCCACAGCGGCACGGGCAGCCAGATCGTGCGCGGAGAAAGTCTCTACTGGTATGGCCGCGCGCTGGCAGAGATGGGCTACGTAGTGATTTCGCCGGACATCGGTCAGCATGAATTGCAGCACACCAACTGGACGCTGATGGGCGAACGCGTGTGGGATGCGTTGCGCTGCATTGATTACCTTGAGACCCGGCCAGAGGTGGACAAGAAGCGCATCGCGGTCGCCGGCCTTTCGCTCGGCGGTGAGACCACGATGTATGTGGCGGCGATGGACCCGCGCATCAAGGCCGCGTGCAGCAGCGGTTGGCTCACGACTATTGACAACATGAAGCGCGGGCATTGTCCCTGTTGGAATTTCCCCAGGCTTGAGGAGCATTTTGATTTCGCCGACATTTTCGCGTGCGTCGCGCCGCGTCCGCTCGTGCTGGAAATTGGCGAGAAGGAGCGCGCGCCGGGCGGGTTCCCCGTGGACATCGCGCGAAAGGCGTTCGCCGAAATCCAACCTGCGTATCGGGTATTCAGGGCCGAAAAGGATTTGTTACTCGACATTCATCCGAGCGGCCATGTGTTCCACGGCGCATATTTCTGGAATCCGCTGCGGGAAAAAATCGGCGTCGCTTGGCCGTGGAGTCCCCGCACCCGTCCTGCGGACACCCTCTCCCCATCCGATGGGGAGAGGGACGGGGTGAGGGGCAAAGCTTTCACTGACGAACTTCTCCGCCGCGGTGAGATTGCCCGGCGCAATTTCTGTCGCGCTCTCGGAGTGCTGGATGGCTGGTGGGCCACACGCGACCCTGAGTCCGGGCTTTACCCGCGCCGCGTGGATCAACCCGTGTGGGCGCCGCAGGATAACGCCGCGGACATGTTTCCGTTCCTCTCGCTGACGGCTTACTTCCTCGCGCCCGAGCGGCTCGACGAAATTCTGCAAATCATTCCCAAGGAGAAAAGGCTTACCGACCACCTCGGCGTGCTGCCCGACTGGTATTCGATCACCAACCGCGCGTTCGTTTACACGAACGCAGACCTGCCGCGACTCGTCTTCAACGCGGCGGAGTATTGCAAAGACGGCTTGATCCCGATGACCGAAGTCATGGGCCGCGGCCCATGGGTGGACCGGATGATCGAACTGACCGACGCGATCTTCGAACGCGCGGCAATCAAAAGTGATTTTGGAACACTCCCGGCCGATGACACGGAGGTCAACGGCGACGTTCTGCAAACGCTTGCCCGGGTTTACGCGATGACGCGCGAAAAAAAGTATCTTGCTTGGGCCGAGCGCATTGTTGACGCGTACTGCTTCGAGGTGCTGCCGAAGAACGGGGGCTTGCCGGCTTACCGATGGGATTTCACGAAGCACGAAGCCATCAAAGACTCGCTCAATCTGAACGACCATGGCAACGAACTCATCGGCGGTCTGGCCGAGCTATATGTCATCACCAAGGAGTTTGACGCGGAAAAGGCCGCGCGCTATCGCGAGCCGCTGGCGGCGATGTTCCATCGTCTGCTCGCCAAGGCGCGCAACGAGGATGGGCTTTGGTACAACTTGATCCGATCTTCGACAGGCGAGTCGCTCAACAAAGAAACGCCGGATACCTGGGGTTACGCGCTCAGCGCCACGGCGGCGTTTGGCGCGGCGACCGGCGACAACCCGATGCTCGCGGCCGTGAAAGAGGCGCTGCACAACATTGACAAACCGCGCTATCTCGATTGGAACGGCGCCGACGCCTACGCGGATTCAATCGAAGGCGCGACTTATCTCCTCAACCGTTTCCCGACCCGCGAGGGCTTCGATTGGTTGGAGAAAGTCCTTCCGATCTTCCTCGGCAAACAACGCGAAAACGGCATCGTCGAGGGCTGGTATGGCGACGGTAATTATGCCCGCACGGCATTACTGGTCGCGCGCTTCTACACTCAAGGCACGATCTGCCGTCCGTGGCGGCCCGATCTGCGCTTCGGTACGGCGCGCGCAGGCGACGGATTGGTGATGGCGCTGCGGGCGGAGAAGGATTGGCAGGGCAACATCGTATTCGACCAGCCGCGCCACCGTCTCAACCTCAGGTTGCCCGTGAATTATCCGCGTCTCAACGAATGGTCGGAGTGGTTCACCGTCGAGGCCGACCGGCGCTACCGCGTAAGAATGGACAGAGCCAGACCGGAAACAATCGTTGGGGCGCAAATGCTTCGCGGTCTGCCATTGCAAGTGCGCGCGGGGGAAGTGCGCTGGATAGAGATTACCGCAAATTGA
- a CDS encoding VCBS repeat-containing protein codes for MKMPFPLKPNLSPPATRFLTRVTMLAPGWRMPATWLVIGFTVLLASVTVSRATELKLPQLWQTDLQMFLESAGMVADINGDGRDEVLVAGREELFARDGRGKALWGWRTKTRFMTYPAVLARPGQPSLIYVADTGGVLTCLDGNGQEIWHAQLKGPSSWSASVVCDLDGDGKAEVIQTDESGTVWAFLATTGKPLWQAKVKGIPVSPAVGDLDGNGKPEIVVATGEGVVTAINGSGQVLWERNIGGSSPSWATAAPVIFAGADGRGRVAVASSDGQFFCLDSKGEILWQRATRGAAASTISVGDLDFDGRADLCLITQVGVIYRYDESGRLLWEIDMQGRSLAPGAMIDLDGDGKLEYTLCTQDGFLQVLNHTGEFIYRYHFKNRTINVTPTFGDVSADSPGLEMLITGGESGIAFCLGTSAATNAVAHWKSYRGDVRNSGSWFGLRQSVAQTSKSAVSQVSKPAERGVSTALPTGKSAIQQVGKPAPRAAEGDQLSAIQMSPQNLAADEVFTGQPIRFIIQYPKSGSEPLTATAVCIRPDGARQMATTTVLGKHSELLMPVAMIAPGTYHFNWTLKEADGHTLASGERSIVLQPFVNERALVARALTALRSVTDTSEQTLPLSARALLREASSLELEAKAVAPLQDGVPGSAIDQVQAALAKTTALVAHAQRSLAISEVVRQATALGPGTSLIAFEGTMWENRKVDEQLPARAANPLHLARTAVPGEHEPVALNLFNVTDHELLVRVQMDPLTNGIVVTPHRSVGVPTSLGEVAWDALPELDETATLVIPSLASRELWLDVDLAGAKPGEHKLRLRLQALNGAGVLDAPAHPHSVPPPETAVEITLRVPNFAMVPSGDFRLCTWAAPEEANLPDLLAHGNNVFPTTLPGAKYNAQGHLTNSDFSRLDPVLGRLRGKDVVLLLQGLPALKGEVGSAGHLDDLKKFLAELVAHLAGAGFDTNHFALYPFDEPGGVGWSAVNQLVAFGKQVRAVNPGIMLYMDGGGELPMFQAMAPVMDIWTPSIYMLAEKTPLMDVVRRNGKMLWSYNCGYAYTRPIGPNIKNMNLIGDYRNAALLAFRHGATGIGYWCYNLGGDPWGRVDMEYQLVYPGRTKPVTSRRWEAVREGIEDYRILAALRKLLVTDGDARLGAATRDRIKHLLEFSLPGMIDQSLEEMTRGLGRNVIDASNNDATIRAFRREMIECVEAVAGTISR; via the coding sequence ATGAAAATGCCATTCCCACTCAAACCAAACCTGTCGCCTCCAGCCACCCGTTTCCTGACTCGCGTCACGATGCTCGCGCCAGGATGGCGGATGCCAGCCACATGGCTCGTGATTGGTTTCACCGTTCTTCTCGCCAGCGTGACTGTGAGTCGGGCCACGGAACTCAAACTCCCGCAGCTCTGGCAAACGGATTTGCAGATGTTTCTGGAAAGCGCGGGAATGGTCGCGGACATTAACGGCGATGGCCGCGACGAAGTGCTGGTCGCCGGGCGCGAGGAATTGTTCGCGCGCGATGGACGCGGAAAGGCACTGTGGGGTTGGCGGACCAAGACGCGCTTCATGACTTATCCGGCGGTGCTCGCCCGGCCGGGACAACCGTCGTTGATTTACGTGGCGGACACCGGCGGCGTGTTGACATGTCTCGATGGGAACGGCCAAGAAATCTGGCACGCGCAATTGAAAGGCCCATCGTCCTGGTCCGCCTCCGTGGTCTGCGATCTCGATGGCGACGGCAAGGCGGAAGTGATTCAAACAGACGAGTCGGGCACAGTCTGGGCGTTTTTGGCGACGACCGGCAAACCGTTGTGGCAGGCAAAAGTGAAGGGCATCCCCGTCAGCCCGGCTGTCGGTGATCTGGACGGCAATGGAAAACCGGAAATCGTCGTGGCCACCGGCGAAGGCGTCGTCACGGCGATCAACGGCAGCGGTCAAGTGCTATGGGAACGAAACATCGGTGGCTCCTCGCCATCGTGGGCCACGGCGGCACCGGTCATCTTCGCCGGGGCTGACGGGCGCGGGCGGGTCGCAGTGGCATCGAGCGACGGGCAGTTTTTCTGCCTCGACAGCAAAGGCGAAATTCTCTGGCAACGCGCGACGCGCGGGGCGGCAGCTTCCACGATTTCCGTCGGCGACCTCGACTTCGATGGCCGGGCGGACTTATGTCTGATCACGCAGGTCGGCGTGATTTATCGTTACGATGAAAGCGGACGGCTGCTCTGGGAGATCGACATGCAGGGTCGCAGTCTCGCGCCGGGTGCGATGATTGATTTGGATGGCGACGGCAAACTCGAATACACGCTTTGCACCCAGGACGGTTTCCTCCAGGTGCTAAACCACACGGGCGAGTTCATTTACCGCTACCACTTCAAAAACCGAACGATCAATGTGACACCAACTTTCGGCGACGTGTCGGCGGATTCGCCCGGCCTCGAAATGCTTATCACTGGCGGTGAGTCCGGTATTGCGTTCTGTCTCGGCACCTCGGCGGCCACCAACGCGGTCGCGCATTGGAAATCCTACCGCGGCGACGTGCGCAATAGCGGCTCGTGGTTTGGGCTCCGCCAAAGCGTAGCGCAGACTTCCAAGTCTGCTGTGTCGCAGGTTTCCAAACCTGCGGAGCGTGGAGTGTCAACCGCGCTGCCGACTGGGAAGTCGGCGATACAGCAGGTTGGGAAACCTGCGCCACGAGCGGCGGAAGGAGATCAGTTATCGGCAATCCAGATGTCGCCTCAAAACCTCGCCGCCGACGAAGTGTTCACCGGCCAACCCATTCGTTTCATCATTCAGTATCCCAAGTCCGGATCTGAACCGCTCACGGCCACCGCTGTGTGCATCCGGCCGGATGGCGCGCGACAGATGGCCACAACCACGGTGCTCGGAAAGCACAGTGAGTTGCTCATGCCAGTCGCGATGATTGCACCGGGAACTTACCACTTCAACTGGACGCTCAAGGAAGCGGACGGCCACACTCTGGCCTCCGGCGAGCGTTCGATTGTTCTACAACCGTTCGTCAACGAGCGTGCGCTGGTCGCCCGAGCATTGACAGCGTTGCGATCGGTGACGGACACCTCGGAGCAAACACTTCCGCTCTCCGCGCGGGCGTTGCTGCGCGAGGCGTCGTCGCTCGAACTCGAAGCGAAAGCAGTCGCGCCGTTGCAGGACGGCGTGCCCGGTAGCGCGATCGACCAGGTGCAGGCCGCGCTGGCAAAGACCACCGCACTGGTCGCACACGCCCAGCGGTCACTTGCCATTTCGGAAGTCGTTCGGCAAGCGACGGCGCTGGGTCCGGGGACGAGCCTCATCGCATTCGAGGGCACGATGTGGGAGAACCGCAAAGTGGACGAACAGTTGCCAGCCCGCGCGGCGAATCCGCTGCACCTTGCGCGCACCGCCGTTCCGGGTGAGCACGAGCCGGTTGCCTTGAACCTGTTCAACGTGACCGATCACGAATTGCTGGTGCGCGTGCAGATGGATCCGCTGACCAACGGAATCGTCGTGACTCCGCATCGCTCGGTCGGCGTACCGACGTCGCTCGGGGAAGTCGCGTGGGACGCGCTGCCTGAACTGGACGAGACTGCCACGCTGGTGATTCCGTCGCTGGCGAGCCGTGAGCTGTGGCTGGATGTGGATCTTGCCGGCGCGAAGCCCGGCGAACACAAGCTCAGACTCCGGCTCCAGGCCCTCAACGGCGCGGGGGTGCTTGACGCGCCCGCACATCCGCATTCGGTGCCGCCACCGGAAACAGCGGTTGAAATCACGCTGCGGGTCCCGAACTTCGCCATGGTTCCGTCGGGCGACTTCCGCCTTTGCACGTGGGCTGCGCCAGAGGAGGCGAACCTTCCCGACTTGCTCGCGCATGGAAACAACGTTTTCCCTACTACGCTCCCCGGGGCGAAATACAACGCGCAAGGCCACCTGACCAACTCCGATTTCAGCAGGCTGGATCCGGTGCTGGGCCGGTTGCGCGGGAAGGATGTCGTGCTGTTGTTGCAGGGCTTACCTGCTTTGAAGGGTGAGGTCGGCAGCGCCGGCCACCTGGACGATTTGAAAAAGTTTCTCGCCGAGTTGGTCGCCCACCTGGCCGGCGCAGGCTTCGACACGAATCATTTCGCGCTGTATCCATTCGACGAACCAGGTGGCGTCGGCTGGAGTGCGGTCAATCAACTCGTGGCCTTCGGGAAGCAGGTGCGCGCGGTGAATCCCGGTATCATGCTTTACATGGATGGCGGCGGCGAGTTGCCGATGTTTCAGGCGATGGCGCCCGTCATGGACATCTGGACGCCGAGCATCTACATGCTGGCCGAGAAGACCCCGCTGATGGACGTGGTGCGCAGGAACGGAAAGATGTTGTGGTCTTACAACTGCGGTTACGCCTACACCCGCCCGATCGGACCCAACATAAAAAACATGAACCTCATCGGCGATTACCGGAACGCGGCACTGCTGGCATTCCGGCATGGGGCCACTGGCATTGGCTACTGGTGTTACAACCTCGGCGGCGATCCGTGGGGCCGTGTGGACATGGAATATCAGTTGGTCTATCCGGGCCGCACCAAGCCGGTGACCAGCCGCCGTTGGGAAGCGGTGCGTGAAGGCATTGAAGATTACCGCATCCTCGCGGCGCTGCGCAAACTTCTCGTGACGGATGGCGATGCAAGACTGGGAGCAGCCACTCGCGACCGGATCAAACACCTGCTTGAATTCAGCCTCCCTGGCATGATTGACCAAAGCCTCGAAGAAATGACGCGCGGGTTGGGGCGAAACGTGATTGACGCGAGCAACAACGACGCGACCATCCGCGCGTTCCGCCGCGAGATGATCGAATGTGTGGAAGCGGTGGCGGGCACGATTAGCCGGTGA
- a CDS encoding Gfo/Idh/MocA family oxidoreductase, which yields MNHNPPSPINRRTFLAATAAVGTLTLLRPSTAFGAEANTTIELGLIGCGGRGSWIADLFAQSGKYKFVACADYFQDKVDAAGEKFGIAVGRRYTGLSGYRRLLESKLDAVVIETPPYFHPEQALAAVEAGKHVFLAKPIAVDVPGCTTVAKAGKLATGKKLVFLVDFQTRANEHFRKAVGLVQQGAIGKLVMVEAFYPWSGGGRGAPPATPEEQLRHWYYVLPISGDFIVEQSIHSLDVATWVINADPIRARGTGGHKVRPANSIYDHFAVQYFFPGDLVLSFTCIQSIPFAKDEIRVRAFGADGIFDADYYTGVMMRGKEDAVRAIVGDLYKDGAVANINEFHEAILKGDCSNSTVAPSVRSNLTAILGREAGYKGGEITWNALLKKNQKLQPNLKGLKA from the coding sequence ATGAACCATAATCCTCCTTCTCCCATCAATCGTCGCACCTTTCTCGCAGCCACGGCCGCTGTCGGCACCCTCACCCTGTTGCGACCATCAACTGCTTTCGGCGCCGAGGCCAACACGACAATCGAACTCGGCCTCATCGGTTGTGGCGGACGCGGCAGTTGGATCGCCGATCTGTTCGCCCAGTCGGGCAAATACAAGTTCGTGGCCTGCGCGGATTATTTTCAGGACAAAGTGGACGCCGCGGGCGAGAAGTTTGGCATCGCAGTGGGCCGTCGTTACACCGGCCTCTCCGGTTACCGACGTCTGCTCGAGAGCAAACTGGACGCAGTGGTGATCGAAACCCCACCTTATTTTCATCCCGAGCAGGCACTGGCGGCGGTCGAAGCCGGCAAACATGTGTTCCTCGCCAAACCAATCGCAGTGGATGTGCCCGGCTGCACAACGGTTGCCAAGGCCGGCAAACTCGCCACCGGGAAGAAACTTGTGTTCCTCGTGGATTTTCAGACGCGCGCGAACGAGCATTTCCGAAAAGCAGTGGGATTGGTTCAACAGGGCGCGATCGGCAAACTCGTCATGGTCGAAGCGTTTTATCCCTGGTCGGGTGGCGGACGCGGCGCGCCGCCAGCGACGCCCGAAGAACAGTTGCGCCATTGGTACTACGTGCTGCCGATCTCGGGCGACTTCATTGTCGAGCAGAGCATTCATTCGTTGGATGTCGCCACGTGGGTCATCAATGCCGATCCCATCCGCGCCCGTGGCACCGGCGGCCACAAGGTGCGCCCGGCGAACAGCATTTACGATCATTTCGCCGTGCAATACTTCTTCCCCGGCGACCTGGTGCTGTCGTTCACCTGCATTCAGAGCATTCCCTTCGCGAAAGACGAGATTCGTGTGCGGGCCTTTGGCGCAGATGGAATCTTCGACGCAGATTATTACACCGGCGTGATGATGCGCGGCAAAGAGGACGCCGTCCGTGCCATCGTCGGAGATCTTTACAAGGACGGCGCTGTCGCCAACATCAACGAATTTCATGAAGCCATTTTGAAAGGCGACTGTTCCAATTCGACCGTGGCACCTTCGGTGCGCTCGAATCTGACCGCAATTCTCGGCCGCGAAGCAGGCTACAAGGGTGGGGAGATTACTTGGAACGCCCTGCTGAAGAAGAACCAGAAACTGCAGCCAAACTTGAAGGGCTTGAAGGCGTGA
- a CDS encoding serine acetyltransferase has translation MQVTVTQLTERLVSSYARVGGINHLDGKNLPSKRAIALITVDLLRLLFPGFFDEQPIHSSEIKVETATLMDSVLGRLEDEIYKSLEYHPPVDLAKKDLRTAAHTLTLDFLSSLPRIRELLQTDTEAAYKGDPAALSKEEVIVAYPCIEAIAVQRLAHELYRKNIALIPRIMTEWAHGRTGMDLHPGAQIGTHFFVDHCTGTVVGETAILGNHVKMYQGVGLVAKSLAAGQALRGQKRHPTLEDHVTIYAGATIMGGDTVVGAGSTIGANVFLTSSVPAHSLVVQEGANVKVMSKKDREKKEAEFQI, from the coding sequence GTGCAAGTCACGGTTACCCAACTTACCGAACGGCTGGTTTCCTCCTACGCGCGCGTGGGTGGCATCAACCATCTCGACGGCAAGAACCTGCCCTCCAAACGCGCCATCGCCCTGATCACCGTCGATTTGCTGCGGCTGCTCTTTCCCGGTTTCTTCGACGAGCAACCCATCCATTCGTCGGAGATCAAGGTCGAGACGGCGACGTTGATGGATTCGGTGCTCGGAAGGCTCGAGGACGAAATTTACAAAAGTCTGGAATACCATCCACCGGTTGACCTGGCTAAAAAGGACCTGCGCACCGCGGCGCACACCTTGACACTTGATTTTCTGAGCAGCCTCCCGCGCATCCGTGAATTACTCCAAACCGACACCGAAGCGGCCTACAAAGGCGATCCCGCCGCGTTGAGCAAGGAGGAGGTCATCGTCGCCTATCCGTGCATCGAGGCCATCGCGGTGCAACGGCTGGCGCATGAACTCTATCGTAAGAACATCGCGCTCATCCCGCGCATCATGACCGAATGGGCGCATGGCCGCACGGGGATGGATTTGCATCCTGGCGCGCAGATCGGCACCCATTTTTTTGTCGATCACTGCACCGGCACCGTGGTGGGCGAAACCGCGATCCTTGGCAACCACGTCAAAATGTACCAAGGCGTCGGCCTCGTGGCGAAGTCTCTCGCAGCGGGACAGGCCTTGCGCGGCCAGAAACGGCATCCCACCCTCGAAGACCACGTGACGATTTACGCCGGCGCGACGATCATGGGCGGCGACACCGTAGTGGGCGCCGGCAGCACCATCGGCGCGAACGTGTTTCTCACCAGCAGCGTGCCCGCACATTCACTCGTCGTGCAGGAAGGCGCGAACGTGAAAGTGATGAGCAAGAAAGACCGGGAGAAGAAAGAGGCGGAATTTCAGATTTGA